The Pseudomonas iranensis genome includes a window with the following:
- a CDS encoding dermonecrotic toxin domain-containing protein, whose amino-acid sequence MPEIPKASAVDIVTQLVTGPSLREVATKTLRQSLRTLYPNLDIDPRLTMVVQPAWIIEGEEVVSGRPKVESLTDALVRLGLSGTTVTYLDGEDYLTQQPGWPAAVKLPVRIDAIGLLLNELAPLLFIAYKEQHVDYWDEFTYPGQPRWQQLSQALRNLWQPDSSLGWDADQIAMALAVYTEPDPQQRLAPAPYAVRACLIDLDRGDGDQREHCALLDTAVLIGTVAQRTLILTYAVTQGFQHFDSLQELGADLLQRFGSTTAGEDLKWRLVEPQGNFFDHQACALISLEADALGEISFFQDSPLNRVYPHTGTAGKPAQPPARLEPHFERLRPMLPDWLNDALPMDQTRYSRHLLNLTTVHHENHGKSFQDEVVSLQTFARNALKQQLLKEQPGAKDIKIDDIEITITSLVVWGTFVLPGHTQTQTLTLLELALQNLAGLPLGNKTVRYKSGGALPDWMTVACLEKLVSTVDIGKTYPAHLKALLIDDAEQASALQTLYTSQLRIELPLLALQHKIQHKAGIDETGYRYVVAALATTDAERHVDGEEIVIRPLAFIARRSSSTADRVANMYVIGPREANKGPCVLYRPLFDMALLQYPGHANLLYAIQHSRHLRDSVLAWLPDDVRFNYSQFVFTARLPSVWTIPQLLVNPTTALDMSGPVELGTEVIARDVPATLHENNVQALITQADRQSVSDAEARWATLKQGGWLMLNAALPFLGRSVGAAAWIWQIMDDLQEVTDVANESSGKIAWTAIADILLALGMVLAHRAAVSAAPELKSIAAIEEPTTTVNPVGKVVKALRLPDLASGELPSAHTTSIDIVTALKRSPAALAALLDAFKVDKPKGLGAAAREGAHRGLYELQKKWFAQVGERWFEVTRNEQGQVQIIDSGRQPQRTGPTLARTAGGEWVIDLRLRLRAGGLESVRRVARGSREKDAKALYDKNIVFEKILPTRQTRLEADRTALRDASSQDQVEARRRYIDTLEAQHKEYAANIQLIKELNLKEPIPNYRTVMSERLQMQLLIGHEWLEQHSTDFQRRVLAMQTMAGVDTGSGSDASVRPYLEMSDITEGIIEKMEAAQSCFNDMTLLGKEAVEAMRDYKDAWPDYSVTELKQLQISLGQEVCIKPGDTQLHTDAYHALANVIADAALNIQSSLDLSADESLSNLRDRIDALSNVSEQFSAVDRRFDDLLIEYPEHIYLDRLKRVQTRVLAFKASADSKLAELLRYRHLLVPQAGSSRPSASSSNRRIIQTRSRGTLVGERKKSLDGHDTDLIEVRSSLTGVIATFEEQTPGLWVEQRTAPATPPTVAVSLSNAVTEGQALIDGLAAFHRRIEARLKRGSRIPVEVEEEYHNQAALLRKANAAIDEALTASNLTASLREPSETLNHALDKAAKTLEEKGTSTRIRLVKQQPPTAAGVQWLKDKGEVKISKILTRRRLRRHEHDFLDEYEVRDAHTAKVLCYAHFHYSSVGAALGAFVRGHMKTVAQQRMGGAYAPGLLDNQALIQIHRSEISSRSAEALFFTPATPVATASAPF is encoded by the coding sequence ATGCCCGAAATCCCTAAAGCCAGTGCCGTCGATATCGTCACCCAACTGGTCACCGGCCCTTCGCTTCGCGAAGTCGCTACGAAAACGCTGCGCCAGTCCCTCAGAACCCTGTATCCGAACCTGGACATTGACCCGCGCCTGACCATGGTCGTGCAGCCTGCGTGGATCATCGAGGGCGAGGAAGTCGTCTCCGGTCGCCCGAAGGTCGAATCGCTGACCGATGCACTGGTGCGTCTGGGTCTGTCCGGCACGACCGTGACGTACCTTGATGGTGAAGATTATCTGACCCAGCAACCCGGTTGGCCGGCAGCCGTGAAACTGCCGGTGCGGATCGATGCCATCGGGTTGCTGCTCAATGAACTGGCACCGCTACTGTTCATTGCTTACAAGGAACAGCACGTTGATTACTGGGACGAGTTCACCTATCCCGGGCAGCCGCGCTGGCAACAGCTGTCGCAAGCGTTGCGCAACTTGTGGCAGCCGGATTCAAGCCTTGGCTGGGACGCCGATCAGATCGCCATGGCTCTGGCGGTGTACACCGAACCCGATCCGCAACAGCGGCTGGCGCCCGCCCCATATGCGGTCCGAGCATGCCTGATTGATCTTGACCGGGGAGACGGCGATCAGCGGGAGCACTGTGCCCTGCTCGACACAGCGGTCCTGATCGGCACGGTTGCACAGCGCACGCTGATCCTCACCTACGCCGTGACCCAGGGTTTTCAGCACTTCGACTCGCTGCAAGAGCTCGGCGCAGATCTGCTGCAACGTTTCGGTTCAACTACAGCGGGCGAAGACCTCAAATGGCGACTGGTCGAACCCCAGGGCAATTTCTTCGACCATCAGGCCTGCGCCCTGATCTCACTGGAGGCCGACGCTCTGGGCGAGATCAGTTTTTTCCAGGATTCGCCGCTCAACCGGGTCTATCCGCATACCGGCACGGCCGGCAAACCCGCGCAACCGCCAGCGCGCCTGGAACCACACTTCGAACGTCTGCGTCCGATGCTGCCGGACTGGCTGAACGACGCTTTGCCCATGGACCAGACCCGCTACAGCCGACACCTGCTGAACCTGACAACGGTGCATCACGAAAACCACGGCAAGTCCTTTCAGGATGAGGTCGTCAGCCTGCAGACCTTCGCCCGTAACGCCCTCAAGCAGCAGCTGCTCAAGGAACAGCCAGGCGCGAAAGACATCAAGATCGATGACATTGAAATCACCATCACCAGCCTGGTGGTCTGGGGCACGTTCGTGTTGCCGGGTCACACTCAGACGCAAACCCTGACCCTGCTGGAACTGGCCTTGCAAAACCTCGCAGGACTGCCACTGGGCAACAAGACCGTGCGCTACAAGAGCGGCGGCGCCTTGCCCGACTGGATGACGGTGGCCTGCCTGGAAAAGCTGGTCAGCACTGTCGACATTGGCAAGACCTACCCGGCGCACTTGAAGGCGCTGCTGATCGACGACGCAGAACAAGCATCGGCGCTGCAAACGCTGTACACCAGCCAGCTGCGCATCGAGCTGCCGCTGCTGGCGTTGCAACACAAGATTCAGCACAAGGCCGGCATTGATGAAACGGGTTATCGATACGTAGTGGCAGCACTGGCCACGACGGATGCGGAACGCCATGTCGACGGCGAGGAAATCGTCATTCGGCCGTTGGCGTTCATTGCTCGTCGCAGCAGCTCGACCGCTGACCGCGTCGCCAACATGTACGTCATCGGTCCGCGCGAAGCGAACAAAGGGCCATGCGTGCTCTATCGCCCGTTGTTCGACATGGCACTGCTGCAATATCCGGGGCACGCCAATCTGCTCTATGCGATCCAGCACTCGCGGCATTTGCGCGACTCGGTATTGGCCTGGCTGCCGGACGACGTACGCTTCAATTACAGCCAGTTCGTCTTTACCGCGAGGCTGCCGTCGGTGTGGACGATCCCGCAATTACTGGTCAATCCCACCACCGCGCTCGATATGTCCGGCCCCGTCGAGCTGGGCACTGAGGTGATAGCCCGCGATGTACCGGCGACGTTGCATGAAAACAACGTACAGGCCCTCATTACGCAGGCCGACCGGCAATCGGTCTCCGATGCCGAGGCTCGCTGGGCAACGCTCAAACAGGGTGGCTGGTTGATGCTCAACGCCGCCCTGCCATTCCTGGGCCGCAGCGTCGGCGCGGCAGCGTGGATCTGGCAGATCATGGACGACTTGCAGGAAGTCACTGACGTGGCCAATGAATCGTCCGGCAAGATCGCCTGGACCGCGATTGCCGACATCCTTCTCGCGTTGGGCATGGTCCTGGCGCACCGTGCGGCGGTCAGCGCCGCACCGGAATTGAAATCCATCGCTGCGATAGAGGAACCAACGACCACGGTGAATCCCGTCGGCAAGGTTGTCAAAGCGTTGCGCCTGCCAGACCTGGCCAGCGGCGAGTTGCCCAGCGCCCACACCACGTCCATCGACATCGTCACCGCACTGAAACGTTCCCCGGCAGCGCTTGCCGCGCTTCTCGACGCGTTCAAGGTCGACAAACCCAAAGGCCTGGGCGCAGCCGCCCGCGAAGGTGCGCATCGAGGCCTGTATGAACTTCAGAAAAAATGGTTCGCACAGGTTGGCGAGCGGTGGTTCGAAGTCACGCGCAATGAGCAGGGTCAGGTACAGATCATCGATTCAGGCCGGCAACCACAACGTACCGGCCCGACACTGGCGCGTACCGCCGGCGGTGAATGGGTCATAGATCTGCGTCTGCGCCTGCGTGCTGGTGGTCTGGAGAGCGTTCGCCGGGTAGCGCGAGGAAGCCGGGAGAAAGATGCGAAAGCTTTATACGACAAAAACATCGTGTTCGAAAAAATCCTGCCGACCAGGCAAACCCGTCTCGAAGCGGATCGCACCGCTCTGCGCGATGCGTCCTCACAGGATCAGGTAGAGGCTCGCAGGCGTTATATCGACACCCTGGAAGCGCAACACAAGGAATACGCAGCCAACATCCAGTTGATCAAGGAGCTCAATCTCAAGGAGCCCATTCCCAACTATCGCACCGTGATGAGCGAGCGCCTGCAGATGCAGCTGCTCATTGGGCATGAATGGCTTGAGCAGCATTCAACGGATTTTCAGCGGCGCGTCCTGGCGATGCAGACCATGGCCGGCGTCGACACCGGATCAGGATCAGATGCATCTGTTCGGCCTTACCTGGAAATGTCTGATATCACCGAAGGCATCATCGAAAAAATGGAGGCGGCACAGAGCTGCTTCAATGACATGACCCTGTTGGGAAAAGAAGCCGTCGAGGCAATGCGCGACTATAAGGACGCCTGGCCGGATTACTCGGTGACCGAGCTCAAGCAATTGCAGATCAGTCTGGGTCAGGAAGTCTGCATCAAGCCCGGCGACACCCAGCTCCACACGGACGCCTATCATGCACTGGCCAACGTGATCGCCGATGCCGCGCTCAATATCCAGAGTTCGCTTGACCTGAGCGCTGATGAAAGCCTGAGCAATCTGCGAGATCGCATCGACGCCCTGAGTAACGTCAGCGAACAGTTCTCCGCCGTCGACCGGCGCTTCGATGATCTGCTCATCGAGTACCCTGAACACATTTACCTGGACCGACTCAAGCGAGTGCAGACGCGCGTGCTCGCGTTCAAGGCCAGCGCTGACAGCAAACTGGCCGAGCTGCTGCGCTACCGGCATCTGCTGGTGCCGCAGGCCGGCTCGTCGCGACCCTCGGCGTCATCCTCGAATCGACGGATCATTCAGACCCGATCAAGGGGGACGCTGGTTGGCGAACGAAAAAAGAGTCTCGACGGACATGACACCGATCTGATCGAAGTACGCTCCAGCCTGACAGGCGTCATCGCTACGTTCGAAGAGCAAACCCCCGGTCTCTGGGTGGAGCAACGCACGGCGCCAGCGACACCGCCGACAGTCGCGGTCAGCCTGAGTAACGCCGTAACCGAAGGTCAGGCGCTGATTGACGGTCTGGCCGCATTTCACCGGCGCATCGAGGCGCGCCTCAAACGTGGCTCGCGGATTCCCGTGGAGGTCGAAGAGGAATATCACAACCAGGCCGCGCTGCTGCGCAAAGCCAATGCCGCGATCGATGAGGCGCTGACCGCCAGCAACCTCACCGCCAGCCTGCGTGAACCCTCTGAAACGCTCAACCACGCGCTCGACAAAGCGGCAAAGACGCTGGAGGAAAAAGGCACCAGCACGCGTATCCGGCTGGTCAAGCAGCAACCGCCGACGGCGGCCGGGGTCCAGTGGCTCAAGGACAAGGGGGAAGTGAAGATCTCCAAAATCCTGACCCGACGTCGTCTGCGCCGCCATGAGCATGACTTTCTCGACGAATATGAGGTTCGTGATGCTCACACCGCCAAGGTCCTTTGCTACGCGCACTTCCACTACAGCAGCGTCGGCGCCGCCCTTGGAGCCTTCGTGCGCGGACACATGAAAACAGTCGCTCAACAACGAATGGGTGGCGCTTACGCGCCGGGTCTTCTGGATAATCAGGCGCTGATCCAGATCCATCGCAGCGAGATTTCCAGTCGCTCGGCCGAGGCACTGTTCTTCACTCCCGCCACGCCTGTCGCAACCGCGTCAGCGCCGTTCTGA
- a CDS encoding PLP-dependent aminotransferase family protein, protein MPDLPPLSMPFNPAGIELDRRQGLSRQLYQSLRLRVLDGRLASGTRLPASRDLASALGISRNSVVRAYDQLYAEGFIEGRVGDGTYVAQLAHASTPEKKLSTNSSTGLSTGLPTALSTNWLDLPVNPSSKVIHSDGFSRIEKHHLPRPPSGPPRAFRVGVPAFDLFPFEVWAKLNAAFWRKPDLQQLCYGDPAGDARLRGMIAAYLRSSRGMQCTAEQIVITSGAQQGISLCAQLLVEPGDGVVIENPGYRAAGHAFAVAGAKLHGVAVDSDGIDCSAMAGLTDCRVAYVTPSHQYPTGVVMSLARRLELLAWAERVCGWIVEDDYDGEYRYTGAPLAPLAALDRQGRVLYVGTFGKVAFPALRLGYLVLPPALVDAFAQRRAVDVRHSEVSTQAVMAEFMAAGHFQRHIRRMRRAALSRRNCLLEGWPTVIAGVGRLPAVSAGLHLTVPVDSVEREQQLIAQAADVDVEINGLSSYWLPDSSTAMDQRAGLVLGFAAVPEPAIRTALTRLRQAWRE, encoded by the coding sequence ATGCCTGATTTGCCACCCTTGTCGATGCCTTTCAATCCGGCCGGTATCGAGCTTGATCGCCGCCAAGGTCTGAGTCGCCAGCTCTATCAGTCTTTGCGCCTGCGGGTGCTGGATGGGCGTCTGGCCAGTGGCACGCGATTGCCGGCCAGCCGAGATCTGGCCTCGGCGCTGGGCATTTCCCGCAACAGCGTGGTGCGCGCTTACGATCAGTTGTATGCCGAGGGCTTTATCGAAGGGCGCGTGGGCGACGGTACTTACGTGGCGCAATTGGCTCACGCATCCACGCCTGAGAAAAAACTATCCACAAATTCATCCACAGGCTTGTCAACAGGCTTACCCACAGCCTTATCCACAAACTGGCTGGATTTACCTGTGAATCCATCCAGCAAAGTTATCCACAGTGACGGATTTTCCCGCATTGAAAAGCATCATTTGCCGCGACCACCGAGCGGTCCGCCGCGGGCTTTTCGGGTGGGTGTGCCGGCCTTCGATCTGTTTCCGTTCGAGGTCTGGGCCAAGCTCAACGCGGCTTTCTGGCGTAAACCGGATCTACAGCAGTTGTGTTACGGCGACCCGGCCGGGGACGCGCGGCTGCGCGGCATGATTGCTGCGTATTTGCGCAGTTCGCGCGGCATGCAGTGCACGGCTGAGCAAATTGTGATCACCAGTGGCGCGCAGCAGGGCATCAGCCTTTGTGCACAGCTGCTGGTCGAGCCTGGGGACGGCGTGGTGATCGAGAATCCGGGCTATCGCGCCGCCGGACATGCCTTCGCTGTAGCGGGGGCGAAATTGCATGGGGTGGCGGTGGACAGCGACGGCATTGATTGCAGCGCAATGGCTGGACTCACTGACTGCCGTGTGGCCTACGTCACACCCTCGCATCAGTACCCGACCGGTGTGGTCATGAGCCTCGCCCGGCGTCTTGAATTACTCGCCTGGGCCGAACGTGTCTGCGGTTGGATCGTCGAAGATGACTATGACGGCGAATACCGCTACACCGGCGCACCGCTCGCGCCACTGGCAGCACTGGATCGCCAGGGCCGCGTGCTCTATGTCGGCACATTTGGCAAAGTCGCCTTTCCGGCGCTGCGTCTTGGCTACCTGGTGTTGCCGCCAGCATTGGTCGATGCGTTCGCGCAACGCCGCGCCGTCGATGTGCGGCATTCGGAAGTCAGCACGCAAGCGGTGATGGCCGAATTCATGGCCGCCGGGCATTTTCAGCGGCATATCCGCCGCATGCGTCGGGCGGCACTGAGTCGGCGCAATTGCCTGCTCGAAGGCTGGCCGACTGTGATCGCCGGTGTCGGCCGGCTGCCTGCCGTGTCTGCCGGGTTGCACCTGACCGTGCCGGTCGACAGCGTCGAGCGCGAGCAACAACTGATCGCGCAAGCCGCTGATGTCGATGTCGAGATCAACGGCTTGAGCAGTTACTGGCTACCGGATTCGTCCACGGCCATGGATCAGCGCGCGGGACTGGTGCTGGGTTTTGCCGCCGTGCCGGAGCCTGCGATCAGAACGGCGCTGACGCGGTTGCGACAGGCGTGGCGGGAGTGA
- a CDS encoding FMN-binding negative transcriptional regulator — protein sequence MYTPRAFAIEDLSQLHELILATRLAILVSHGESGLQASHVPVLLHREQGEYGTLYGHLAKANPQWKDLRDGAEAMLIFAGPDAYVSPGFYPSKAEHGKVVPTWNYIAVHAYGQAETFSDGGRLLDIVSTLTDRHEAGRAQPWSVDDAPAEYIDAMLKAIVGFAIPIDRLEGKRKLSQNRSAEDIAGVREGLAASPDANDQTLARLMR from the coding sequence ATGTACACGCCACGCGCCTTTGCCATCGAAGACTTGTCCCAATTGCACGAACTGATCCTCGCCACGCGCCTGGCCATTCTGGTCAGCCACGGCGAAAGCGGCCTGCAAGCCAGCCACGTGCCGGTGCTGCTGCATCGCGAGCAGGGTGAATACGGCACGCTCTACGGCCATCTGGCCAAAGCCAATCCGCAGTGGAAAGACCTGCGTGACGGCGCCGAGGCCATGCTGATCTTTGCCGGCCCGGACGCCTACGTCAGCCCGGGCTTCTATCCGAGCAAGGCCGAGCACGGCAAGGTCGTGCCGACCTGGAACTACATCGCCGTGCACGCCTACGGTCAGGCCGAGACCTTCAGTGATGGCGGCCGCTTGCTCGACATCGTCAGCACCCTCACTGACCGTCACGAAGCGGGCCGCGCCCAGCCATGGTCGGTGGACGATGCGCCAGCCGAATACATCGACGCCATGCTCAAGGCCATCGTCGGTTTTGCCATTCCCATCGACCGCCTCGAGGGCAAACGCAAGCTCAGCCAGAACCGCAGCGCCGAAGATATTGCCGGGGTGCGCGAAGGTCTCGCCGCCAGCCCCGACGCCAATGATCAAACCCTCGCCCGCTTGATGCGCTAA
- a CDS encoding GNAT family N-acetyltransferase — MTQIDIRPVSANDHAAWLPLWQAYLRFYNTELPDAVTQSTWQRFLDPNEPTHAALAWADGKALGMVHYIYHRSNWSIENSCYLQDLLVVPESRGTGVGRLLIEHVYATAKADGCCKVHWLTHETNATAIQLYERIAERPGFIQFRKAL, encoded by the coding sequence ATGACTCAGATCGATATTCGCCCGGTCAGCGCCAACGACCACGCCGCTTGGCTGCCGCTGTGGCAGGCGTACCTGCGCTTCTACAACACGGAACTGCCGGACGCTGTCACCCAAAGCACCTGGCAGCGTTTTCTCGACCCGAACGAACCGACCCACGCCGCCCTCGCCTGGGCCGATGGCAAAGCATTGGGCATGGTGCATTACATCTATCACCGCTCGAACTGGAGCATCGAAAACTCCTGTTATCTGCAGGATCTACTGGTGGTGCCCGAGTCCCGTGGCACCGGTGTCGGTCGGCTGTTGATTGAGCATGTCTACGCTACCGCCAAAGCCGATGGTTGCTGCAAAGTCCACTGGCTGACCCATGAAACCAACGCCACCGCGATCCAGCTCTACGAGCGCATCGCTGAACGCCCGGGCTTCATCCAATTTCGCAAGGCACTGTAA
- a CDS encoding GNAT family N-acetyltransferase: MTASLADWKGVPAPSTTLLEGRFIRLEKLDPARHAEQLYAALQGPGADPKLWDYLPYGPFRERSAFNDWLNNHAANSDPYFFSVIDRATGQVQGILSLMSIVPAQGRIEIGHVTFGAPMQRSPKSTEAVYLLAKYSFELGYRRLEWKCNNGNARSKYAAERLGFSFEGVFRQHMVVKGQNRDTAWYSILDAEWPAIGAGFERWLSDENQTPDGQVKGLAECRS, encoded by the coding sequence ATGACCGCTTCACTCGCTGACTGGAAAGGCGTCCCCGCCCCTTCCACCACCCTCCTCGAAGGCCGTTTCATCCGCCTGGAAAAACTCGACCCGGCGCGCCATGCCGAGCAGCTTTACGCCGCCCTCCAAGGGCCGGGTGCCGATCCGAAGCTCTGGGATTACTTGCCTTACGGTCCGTTTCGCGAGCGCAGCGCGTTCAACGACTGGCTGAACAATCATGCGGCCAACAGCGACCCATATTTCTTCAGCGTCATCGACCGCGCGACTGGTCAGGTGCAAGGCATCCTCAGCCTGATGTCGATCGTCCCGGCGCAGGGCCGCATCGAAATCGGCCACGTCACTTTCGGTGCGCCAATGCAACGCTCGCCGAAAAGCACCGAGGCGGTGTACCTGCTGGCCAAGTATTCGTTCGAGCTGGGTTACCGGCGCCTGGAGTGGAAGTGCAACAACGGCAACGCCCGCTCCAAATACGCGGCCGAGCGTCTGGGCTTCAGTTTCGAAGGCGTGTTTCGCCAGCACATGGTGGTCAAGGGGCAGAACCGCGACACCGCGTGGTATTCGATTCTGGATGCGGAATGGCCGGCGATCGGTGCTGGGTTCGAGCGCTGGCTGAGCGATGAAAACCAGACGCCTGATGGCCAGGTGAAAGGCTTGGCCGAGTGCCGTAGCTGA
- a CDS encoding homocysteine S-methyltransferase family protein: MGAANRVILDGGMGRELQRAGAPFRQPEWSALALSEAPQAVEAVHAAYINSGADVITSNSYAVVPFHIGEARFAAEGQALAALAGELARRAVQASGKSVRVAGSLPPLFGSYRPDLFEADRVSELLTPLINGLASHVDLWLAETQSSIIEARAIHAGLPKDGKPFWLSFTLKDEDTDEVPRLRSGEPVAEAAALAAELGVETLLFNCSQPEVIGAAIDAARATFERLGVTINIGAYANAFPPQPKEATANDGLDPLRDDLDPPGYLHWALDWQQRGASHLGGCCGIGPEHIAVLAQELRR; this comes from the coding sequence ATGGGCGCAGCAAACAGGGTCATTCTCGATGGCGGCATGGGCCGCGAGTTGCAACGCGCCGGCGCGCCGTTTCGCCAACCGGAGTGGTCGGCACTGGCGCTGAGTGAAGCGCCGCAGGCGGTCGAGGCGGTGCATGCCGCGTACATCAACAGCGGCGCGGACGTGATCACCAGCAACAGTTACGCGGTGGTGCCATTTCACATTGGCGAAGCGCGCTTTGCGGCTGAAGGCCAGGCGCTTGCGGCACTGGCGGGGGAGTTGGCACGGCGGGCGGTGCAGGCATCCGGCAAGTCAGTGCGTGTTGCCGGTTCGTTGCCGCCGCTGTTTGGTTCGTATCGTCCGGATCTGTTCGAAGCGGATCGCGTGAGCGAGCTGCTGACGCCGCTGATCAATGGGCTGGCCTCGCATGTTGATCTGTGGCTGGCGGAAACCCAGAGTTCGATTATCGAGGCGCGGGCCATTCACGCCGGGTTGCCGAAGGACGGCAAACCGTTCTGGCTGTCGTTCACCCTCAAGGATGAAGACACCGATGAAGTGCCACGCCTGCGCTCCGGTGAGCCGGTAGCCGAAGCGGCTGCGCTGGCGGCTGAACTCGGCGTCGAAACCCTGCTGTTCAACTGCAGTCAGCCCGAAGTGATTGGCGCGGCCATCGACGCGGCGCGCGCAACCTTTGAGCGTCTCGGCGTCACGATCAATATCGGCGCGTATGCCAACGCGTTTCCTCCGCAACCGAAAGAAGCCACGGCCAACGACGGGCTCGACCCGTTGCGTGACGATCTCGATCCGCCGGGGTATCTGCACTGGGCGCTGGACTGGCAACAGCGCGGCGCCAGTCATCTGGGTGGTTGCTGCGGGATCGGCCCGGAGCACATTGCGGTGCTGGCGCAAGAACTGCGTCGTTAA
- a CDS encoding ABC transporter substrate-binding protein, with protein sequence MKLQPLLALGLTILASTQAFGGATLDRVEQKKELVGVLMESYPPFSFLNEQNQLDGFDVDVAKAVADKLGVKLRLETPSWDVIAAGRWSGRYDICICSMTPSKARAEVFDFPVEYYASPAVIVVNAKDDRIHSAKDLSGKKVGLTSASSYESYLNKNLVIEGAEDTQLQYPFEDVQIAPYDTDNVAFQDLGLGAGVRLDAILTNLVTAQPRLNQDQRFKLAGEPLYSEPNSVAIEKGDPQWDAKVREVFAQLKQDGTLSKLSQKWIGADISQ encoded by the coding sequence GTGAAACTCCAACCGCTATTGGCCCTGGGCCTGACCATTCTGGCCTCCACCCAAGCCTTCGGCGGCGCAACGCTGGATCGTGTCGAACAGAAAAAAGAGCTGGTCGGCGTGCTCATGGAAAGCTATCCGCCCTTCTCGTTTCTCAATGAGCAGAATCAACTCGACGGTTTCGATGTCGACGTTGCCAAAGCGGTGGCGGACAAGCTTGGCGTCAAACTGCGTCTCGAAACGCCGTCCTGGGACGTGATCGCCGCCGGCCGCTGGAGCGGGCGCTACGACATCTGCATCTGCTCGATGACCCCGAGCAAGGCCCGCGCCGAAGTGTTCGACTTCCCTGTCGAGTATTACGCTTCGCCAGCAGTGATCGTGGTCAACGCCAAGGACGATCGCATTCACAGCGCCAAGGACCTGAGCGGCAAAAAGGTCGGCCTGACCAGCGCCTCCAGCTACGAAAGTTATCTGAACAAGAACCTGGTCATCGAAGGCGCCGAGGATACGCAGTTGCAGTATCCGTTCGAGGATGTGCAGATCGCTCCGTACGACACTGACAACGTCGCCTTCCAGGATCTGGGCCTGGGCGCCGGCGTGCGCCTGGATGCGATCCTCACCAATCTGGTCACCGCGCAGCCGCGCCTGAACCAGGACCAGCGCTTCAAACTGGCCGGCGAACCGCTGTACTCGGAACCGAACTCGGTGGCCATCGAAAAGGGTGACCCGCAGTGGGACGCCAAGGTACGCGAGGTGTTCGCGCAACTGAAACAGGACGGCACCCTGAGCAAGCTGTCGCAGAAATGGATCGGCGCCGATATCAGCCAATGA
- a CDS encoding amino acid ABC transporter permease, with amino-acid sequence MTSFPTPPQPPQPVAETRLQKLFGFRTRLYLTWAALFCLFAGFFLSFDLKFAIILDKLPNLVGLKLAPNGFLQGAALTLFLCACSIIASSLLGFITALARLSNSAVAFGIASFYTSFFRGTPLLIQILLIYLGLPQLGIVPGAIVAGIIALSLNYGAYLSEIFRAGILGVDHGQREASLALGLRESVIFWRITLPQAMRTIIPPTTNQFISMLKDSSLISVMGVWEVMFLAQSYGRSSYRYIEMLTTAAIIYWLMSIGLELIQARMERHYGKAYVRRG; translated from the coding sequence ATGACTTCCTTTCCGACCCCGCCACAGCCACCGCAACCGGTGGCTGAAACACGCCTGCAAAAGCTCTTTGGTTTCCGTACGCGCCTTTACCTGACGTGGGCGGCGCTGTTCTGCCTGTTCGCCGGATTTTTTCTCAGCTTCGATCTGAAGTTCGCGATCATCCTCGACAAGCTGCCCAACCTCGTTGGCCTGAAGCTGGCGCCGAACGGCTTCCTGCAAGGCGCAGCGCTGACGCTGTTTCTCTGCGCCTGCTCGATCATCGCCTCGTCGCTGCTCGGTTTCATCACCGCGCTGGCGCGCCTGTCGAACAGCGCCGTGGCATTTGGCATCGCCAGTTTCTACACCTCGTTCTTCCGTGGCACGCCACTGCTGATCCAGATCCTGCTGATCTACCTCGGCCTGCCGCAACTGGGCATCGTCCCCGGCGCCATCGTCGCCGGCATCATTGCCCTGTCGCTGAACTATGGCGCCTACCTGAGCGAAATCTTCCGCGCCGGCATCCTCGGCGTCGATCACGGCCAACGCGAAGCATCCCTGGCGCTGGGCCTGCGCGAAAGCGTGATCTTCTGGCGCATCACCCTGCCCCAGGCCATGCGCACAATCATTCCGCCGACCACCAACCAGTTCATCTCGATGCTCAAGGACTCGTCGCTGATCTCGGTAATGGGTGTCTGGGAAGTCATGTTCCTCGCTCAGTCCTACGGGCGCTCAAGTTATCGCTACATCGAAATGCTCACCACGGCGGCGATCATCTACTGGCTGATGTCGATCGGGCTGGAGCTGATTCAGGCACGGATGGAGCGGCATTACGGCAAGGCGTATGTGCGGCGTGGCTGA
- a CDS encoding helix-turn-helix domain-containing protein, whose amino-acid sequence MSLTVLERTALIESIQQSLAEGTLEIGDAVRRLRVEVTGLHQTQFAKMCKISVRTLVHIEHGEGNQTLKSLNAVFRPFGMKMGVVRIRRDTV is encoded by the coding sequence ATGAGTCTGACCGTCCTCGAGCGCACGGCGCTCATCGAAAGCATTCAGCAATCACTGGCCGAAGGCACTCTGGAAATCGGTGACGCCGTGCGCCGTTTACGGGTCGAAGTCACCGGTCTGCATCAGACTCAGTTCGCGAAGATGTGCAAGATTTCAGTGCGCACGCTGGTGCATATCGAACATGGCGAAGGCAATCAGACGCTGAAGTCGCTGAACGCGGTGTTCCGCCCGTTCGGCATGAAAATGGGCGTTGTGCGGATACGTCGGGACACCGTTTGA